A genomic window from Armatimonadota bacterium includes:
- the rpsI gene encoding 30S ribosomal protein S9: MMADRYYGTGRRKNAIAKVWLISPGQGQITINARPMDEYVGRDTLGMLVREPLELTDTLGRFDVKASAVGGGVSGQAGAVRHGIARALVSYDENLRSPLRRSGLLTRDSRIKERKKYGRKRARRGFQWTKR; this comes from the coding sequence CACCGGACGGCGCAAGAACGCGATCGCCAAGGTTTGGCTGATCAGCCCCGGCCAGGGGCAGATCACCATCAACGCCCGGCCGATGGACGAATATGTGGGCCGCGATACGCTGGGGATGCTGGTGCGCGAGCCGCTGGAGCTGACCGACACCCTGGGGCGCTTCGACGTCAAGGCCAGCGCCGTCGGCGGCGGCGTCAGCGGCCAAGCGGGCGCCGTGCGCCACGGCATCGCCCGCGCCCTCGTCAGCTACGACGAGAACCTGCGCTCGCCCCTGCGCCGCTCGGGCCTGCTGACCCGCGACTCGCGCATCAAGGAGCGCAAGAAGTACGGCCGCAAGCGCGCTCGCCGCGGCTTCCAGTGGACCAAGCGCTGA